The sequence ATTGTCAGACCCGGCGCGCGAAGCCGCGCCGGCCGGAACCTCGGCCCGCTTTCGACAGCCTAACGGGCGCTCGACAGATGCAGTGCCGCATCCGCCGGGCGTTTCGAAAGAAGCGCGGCGTCCGTCCGCGCCCCGCACGCCGCATGTCGCGTGCGCGCTTACGCTCAAGGAGTCAACAATGACGAAAAAATCCGCTCTAGCCGTTGCCGTCACGCTCGCGGCGGCGCTGCCGATCGCCTTCGCGCTCGCCCCGTCCGCGGCGCGCGCGCAAAGCATGGGCCAGATGCAGCCGCCCGCGGGCGTGCTGTCGCTGTCCGCGCAGGCGAGCACCGATGTTCCGCAGGACGTCGTCGACATCACGCTGTTCTACGAACAACAGGCGAAAGATCCGGGCACGCTGACCGCCGAGCTGAACAAGCGCGCGGACGCGGCGCTCGCGCAGGCGCGCGGCGTATCGGGCGTCACCGCGCGCACGGGCGAATTCTCGGTGTCGCCGAGCATCGACCGTGACGGCAAGATCTCCGCGTGGCGCGGCCGCACCGAGGTCGTGCTCGAGTCGCACGACTTCGCGGCCGCGTCGAAGCTCGCGGGCCAGTTGAGCCCGATGATGCAG comes from Burkholderia savannae and encodes:
- a CDS encoding SIMPL domain-containing protein (The SIMPL domain is named for its presence in mouse protein SIMPL (signalling molecule that associates with mouse pelle-like kinase). Bacterial member BP26, from Brucella, was shown to assemble into a channel-like structure, while YggE from E. coli has been associated with resistance to oxidative stress.), producing MTKKSALAVAVTLAAALPIAFALAPSAARAQSMGQMQPPAGVLSLSAQASTDVPQDVVDITLFYEQQAKDPGTLTAELNKRADAALAQARGVSGVTARTGEFSVSPSIDRDGKISAWRGRTEVVLESHDFAAASKLAGQLSPMMQVANVAFSLSPEAQRAAEQKLTSEAIKAFRTRAEEATRAFGYSNYSIREVNVGSGRNVQPYPRMFAMAAPAMDSAKASAPIAVEGGKTTVTVNVNGSVQMK